One region of Ananas comosus cultivar F153 linkage group 9, ASM154086v1, whole genome shotgun sequence genomic DNA includes:
- the LOC109714822 gene encoding sulfiredoxin, chloroplastic/mitochondrial-like, with the protein MSTELLLKIFTLKKVLFGGGIILYANKKTIIVKLRLNVEKEKLTAVGAVLEGTSPARLGGFRCRGARDPGLGLVVPLEQIRRPLMRTRANDPAKVCQLMDSIRQIGLQEPIDVLEVDGVYYGFSGCHRFEAHQRLGLPTIRCKVRRGTKETLRHHMR; encoded by the exons ATGAG CACTGAACTACTTctcaaaattttcactttaaaaaaagtattatttgGGGGCGGCATCATTCTGTACGCAAACAAGAAGACTATAATTGTTAAGTTGCGTTTGAatgtggaaaaagaaaaattgaccGCTGTTGGTGCAGTCCTAGAAGGAACTTCTCCTGCACGGCTG GGCGGGTTCCGCTGCCGAGGGGCGCGAGATCCGGGGCTGGGGTTGGTGGTACCGCTGGAGCAGATACGGCGGCCGCTGATGCGCACCCGCGCCAACGATCCCGCCAAAGTCTGCCAGCTCATGGACAGCATCCGCCAGATCGGCCTCCAAGAACCC ATCGACGTTCTGGAGGTTGACGGAGTTTACTATG GTTTTTCGGGATGTCACCGGTTCGAGGCTCATCAGCGTCTCGGCCTCCCCACCATCCGTTGTAAAGTGCGCCGTGGGACGAAGGAAACTCTAAG GCATCACATGAGATGA